Genomic DNA from Calditrichota bacterium:
GGTGCCGGTACCTTTGTCCCTACGGGGCACTGCTCGGTTTTTTAAGCCTTTTCAGTCCCGTAAGGATCACGCGCAATCCCGAAACCTGTATCGATTGCGGCCTGTGTACAGAAGCCTGTCCGGCCAACATTCAGGTGCACCGGCTGAAGCGTGTGCGTTCGGATGAATGTACAACCTGTCTGCGGTGTACGGCGGTGTGTCCGGTGGAAAACACGCTTGATTTGCGATTGCCGGCTAAAAGAAAGCCAATCCGGCCGTGGGTCTACGCGCTGGCCATCGTACTGACCTTTGTGGTTGTAACCGGCCTAGCGCGTCTGACCGGGCACTGGAAAAATAAAATCTCCACGCAGGAATACCGTGCGCGGCTGCAAGAAATTAATCAGCCCATTTACAATCACACGGGAGAATAAACCAATCATCCAAAAAACCGAGGAAAAGAAAGTGGTTATATTAGGAAAAACAAAAATAAAAGAAATGCTGGATGCGTATCCGAATTTGAAGGATATTTTAATTGAAGTGTCGCCCCGGGCCAAAAAACTGAACAACAAGTTGGTGTACAATACGGTGGCCAAATGGGCCACAATCAATGATGTGTCGAAGTTTCTGGATATTTCGGTTTGTGAGCTTCTCCACCGTTTGAATAAGGAGATTGGAACAGAGGAACAGTTGTACCAGCAGTTTCCGGACTGTATTTCTGAGAAGGGTACTCCCCTGCCGGAGAAGAAACCGGCATGGGTGGATGCGGCGAAAAGGGTTGTTGTGATGGATGTGAGAGACCGGGATGATTTTTTTCTGCCGGAGGTGATGAGACAGGTCAAACACCTGGTGCCGGGAGAAATTCTGACGGTTATTAATTCGTTCGATCCGGTTCCGCTGAAAAATATGCTTGCCGAAATGGGGTATGAGTTTTTTACCGAGGCGGTCACCGGCGAAGAATTTCACGTTGCCATTCATACGGTTCAATCTCCAGAAGAGCGTGTCAAACACTGGAAATCATACAAAGAAAGCTTTGAAGTGATTGATGTCCGGGGCTGGAAGGAAGACCCGTTCAGTGCGATTCTAAAGAAGGCGCAGGATGTGCCGGTAGGGGACGGATTCCGGCTGATTCAATATTTTGAACCGGTTCCCCTCATCAACATGCTGCTTCCGCTGGGTTTTGAATCGGTAACGGAAAAGGTGTCGGGCGTTGAGCACCACGTGTATTTTTGCCGGGTGAAAAAGCCGGCCCGCCGGTACGAAATTGGAGAAGACGGTCGAATCCCTCTGGTTATTCAATCCGCCACTCCGGTGGTGTACCCGATTTTGATGCAGCTTCTGAAATCATCCCGGCTGATGGAGCACATTAAGGTGGAGGAACTCAAGGTTTGGCAGCAGACCGAAAAGCACATGGGATGGGTTGTGAATGGCCGGGCCGACATTACATTTTCGGCCGTTGTGGCGGCTGTAAAATTGTTCCAGAACGGGGCCGACATCAGGATGGCGTCCATCGATATCTGGGACAATTTTTATGTCCTCACCCGCGGCTATCGTGCCGATTCATTTGATGATCTGAAAGGGCATGTCATTCATGCGCCGCTTTTTAAGAATGCACCCCCTTACGCCATTACATCCTATCTGATGCAGGCACTTGGATACAATCCGGATGACTTTGTCTTTGAATTTGGTCAGCCTTTTGGGCGGCCCGAGGAAATCCGGGATAAGTTTATTTCGGGGGAGGCAGACACC
This window encodes:
- a CDS encoding DUF2249 domain-containing protein codes for the protein MVILGKTKIKEMLDAYPNLKDILIEVSPRAKKLNNKLVYNTVAKWATINDVSKFLDISVCELLHRLNKEIGTEEQLYQQFPDCISEKGTPLPEKKPAWVDAAKRVVVMDVRDRDDFFLPEVMRQVKHLVPGEILTVINSFDPVPLKNMLAEMGYEFFTEAVTGEEFHVAIHTVQSPEERVKHWKSYKESFEVIDVRGWKEDPFSAILKKAQDVPVGDGFRLIQYFEPVPLINMLLPLGFESVTEKVSGVEHHVYFCRVKKPARRYEIGEDGRIPLVIQSATPVVYPILMQLLKSSRLMEHIKVEELKVWQQTEKHMGWVVNGRADITFSAVVAAVKLFQNGADIRMASIDIWDNFYVLTRGYRADSFDDLKGHVIHAPLFKNAPPYAITSYLMQALGYNPDDFVFEFGQPFGRPEEIRDKFISGEADTVLLREPEASQALYAVGDQARMSLSFSDLWQKIHPELGNLPNAGVLFKGEFIRNHPDVAEVFMEELEAAIVWVNAHPGEAAAQAFEIMGQPREAVELFLKRVNYDHRNVDDEDVQRKITAYLSVLNDKKVIKLKNGIEDVRELMQWRL